One genomic window of Branchiostoma floridae strain S238N-H82 chromosome 4, Bfl_VNyyK, whole genome shotgun sequence includes the following:
- the LOC118414543 gene encoding CD151 antigen-like isoform X3: protein MAEYKSAKEKKSNTLGCLKVLLLIFNFLFWCSGAAVLWLGIWILQTKTKYVALLNSATYPACAWILIVAGVIICIIGFVGCCGAIRENKTCLIVYFVFLLIIFLLEIIAGILAYVYQDQWLRGELKGGLNSTMIMQYMAKGSEGITRATDVLQQDFRCCGVLNWRDWKANSPYFKTGPAKNMTAPNSCCISPSDGCAARDHPSNIYHVGCLDAIESYIRTYLFIIGAVGISMACLMFIGMILTCCLHSAIRRSES, encoded by the exons ATGGCTGAGTACAAGTCTGCGAAGGAGAAGAAGTCCAACACCTTGGGCTGTCTGAAGGTTCTGCTCCTTATCTTCAACTTCCTCTTCTGG TGTTCTGGTGCAGCAGTGCTGTGGCTGGGCATCTGGATCCTGCAGACGAAGACGAAGTACGTCGCCCTGCTGAACTCAGCCACATACCCAGCCTGTGCCTGGATCCTCATCGTCGCGGGGGTCATCATCTGCATCATCGGCTTTGTGGGCTGCTGTGGAGCCATCCGCGAGAACAAGACCTGCCTTATTGTG TACTTTGTCTTCCTGCTGATCATCTTCCTATTGGAGATCATCGCTGGTATCCTGGCCTATGTCTACCAAGACCAG TGG ttgcGGGGAGAGCTGAAGGGTGGTCTGAACTCCACCATGATCATGCAGTATATGGCCAAGGGGTCAGAGGGCATCACCCGGGCAACCGACGTACTACAACAGGAC TTCCGTTGCTGTGGAGTCCTAAACTGGCGTGACTGGAAGGCAAACAGTCCATATTTCAAGACGGGGCCGGCCAAGAACATGACAGCACCAAACAGCTGCTGCATATCACCCTCAGATGGCTGCGCAGCCAGGGACCACCCCTCCAACATCTACCATGTG GGCTGCCTGGATGCCATCGAGTCGTACATCAGGACATACCTGTTCATCATCGGGGCTGTGGGCATCAGCATGGCCTGTCTCATG TTCATTGGGATGATCCTGACATGCTGTCTGCACTCGGCCATCAGGAGGAGCGAGAGCTAG
- the LOC118414543 gene encoding CD151 antigen-like isoform X2 has product MAEYKSAKEKKSNTLGCLKVLLLIFNFLFWCSGAAVLWLGIWILQTKTKYVALLNSATYPACAWILIVAGVIICIIGFVGCCGAIRENKTCLIVYFVFLLIIFLLEIIAGILAYVYQDQLRGELKGGLNSTMIMQYMAKGSEGITRATDVLQQDFRCCGVLNWRDWKANSPYFKTGPAKNMTAPNSCCISPSDGCAARDHPSNIYHVGCLDAIESYIRTYLFIIGAVGISMACLMILGLFCTLCFYHLVDEYYVLSDKEGVH; this is encoded by the exons ATGGCTGAGTACAAGTCTGCGAAGGAGAAGAAGTCCAACACCTTGGGCTGTCTGAAGGTTCTGCTCCTTATCTTCAACTTCCTCTTCTGG TGTTCTGGTGCAGCAGTGCTGTGGCTGGGCATCTGGATCCTGCAGACGAAGACGAAGTACGTCGCCCTGCTGAACTCAGCCACATACCCAGCCTGTGCCTGGATCCTCATCGTCGCGGGGGTCATCATCTGCATCATCGGCTTTGTGGGCTGCTGTGGAGCCATCCGCGAGAACAAGACCTGCCTTATTGTG TACTTTGTCTTCCTGCTGATCATCTTCCTATTGGAGATCATCGCTGGTATCCTGGCCTATGTCTACCAAGACCAG ttgcGGGGAGAGCTGAAGGGTGGTCTGAACTCCACCATGATCATGCAGTATATGGCCAAGGGGTCAGAGGGCATCACCCGGGCAACCGACGTACTACAACAGGAC TTCCGTTGCTGTGGAGTCCTAAACTGGCGTGACTGGAAGGCAAACAGTCCATATTTCAAGACGGGGCCGGCCAAGAACATGACAGCACCAAACAGCTGCTGCATATCACCCTCAGATGGCTGCGCAGCCAGGGACCACCCCTCCAACATCTACCATGTG GGCTGCCTGGATGCCATCGAGTCGTACATCAGGACATACCTGTTCATCATCGGGGCTGTGGGCATCAGCATGGCCTGTCTCATG ATCCTGGGTCTGTTCTGCACCTTGTGTTTCTACCACCTGGTGGACGAGTACTATGTGCTCAGTGACAAGGAAGGAGTTCACTGA
- the LOC118414543 gene encoding CD151 antigen-like isoform X1, producing the protein MAEYKSAKEKKSNTLGCLKVLLLIFNFLFWCSGAAVLWLGIWILQTKTKYVALLNSATYPACAWILIVAGVIICIIGFVGCCGAIRENKTCLIVYFVFLLIIFLLEIIAGILAYVYQDQWLRGELKGGLNSTMIMQYMAKGSEGITRATDVLQQDFRCCGVLNWRDWKANSPYFKTGPAKNMTAPNSCCISPSDGCAARDHPSNIYHVGCLDAIESYIRTYLFIIGAVGISMACLMILGLFCTLCFYHLVDEYYVLSDKEGVH; encoded by the exons ATGGCTGAGTACAAGTCTGCGAAGGAGAAGAAGTCCAACACCTTGGGCTGTCTGAAGGTTCTGCTCCTTATCTTCAACTTCCTCTTCTGG TGTTCTGGTGCAGCAGTGCTGTGGCTGGGCATCTGGATCCTGCAGACGAAGACGAAGTACGTCGCCCTGCTGAACTCAGCCACATACCCAGCCTGTGCCTGGATCCTCATCGTCGCGGGGGTCATCATCTGCATCATCGGCTTTGTGGGCTGCTGTGGAGCCATCCGCGAGAACAAGACCTGCCTTATTGTG TACTTTGTCTTCCTGCTGATCATCTTCCTATTGGAGATCATCGCTGGTATCCTGGCCTATGTCTACCAAGACCAG TGG ttgcGGGGAGAGCTGAAGGGTGGTCTGAACTCCACCATGATCATGCAGTATATGGCCAAGGGGTCAGAGGGCATCACCCGGGCAACCGACGTACTACAACAGGAC TTCCGTTGCTGTGGAGTCCTAAACTGGCGTGACTGGAAGGCAAACAGTCCATATTTCAAGACGGGGCCGGCCAAGAACATGACAGCACCAAACAGCTGCTGCATATCACCCTCAGATGGCTGCGCAGCCAGGGACCACCCCTCCAACATCTACCATGTG GGCTGCCTGGATGCCATCGAGTCGTACATCAGGACATACCTGTTCATCATCGGGGCTGTGGGCATCAGCATGGCCTGTCTCATG ATCCTGGGTCTGTTCTGCACCTTGTGTTTCTACCACCTGGTGGACGAGTACTATGTGCTCAGTGACAAGGAAGGAGTTCACTGA
- the LOC118413189 gene encoding uncharacterized protein LOC118413189, with amino-acid sequence MDSTELFTVDDKERTCHSFFKKGDDALQDGDLQTAEHHFAAGLKIFHRSTGTSWPLRLSKEAEGLQKLGDVYKERGRQGGDGRDFTKAVALYNAALVRSDSESTKGTLLKFIKEVEGCFIQTFTDHPSEPSPYELDGKKHRELLYTHRAWVETELKTIDEEFDPENYDTDDDDIKVREFESQRADAVRAMFAKIAEDRKQLLQTMLFKCIDVLGPTPCPYAVIGLGSQATQLVTPYSDLEFAILIEEGKDSDANKQYFRNLTNLLHIKVINLGETILPAMAIKSLNDFTSSNPDDNWFYDDITPRGMSFDGSMPWASKTPLGRDKTLHKPKVELIDTPANMAKYQQEDISLAEGYNLASVLRNACLLNGSQTLVEEYQCSMEARFAQLSPTENMSAAIKQGQVQLRQDIGKFEGYQITERIINVKKEMYRFPTVMIDTLALCMEIPPANLWNTLDKMKFSQKISADNAHHLKVLLSISAELRLRTYMTNKGQKESMSALTQALYRESDDDEISVVRSVFSCDWRQLLRYQYTAVPLKKLLSKLSVEHVSSCIDQFLTTSLCQRSLEAKAEACMALSLNHRAISHLEKYLDQIKAAECSSHTDIASALANLGSAWSGLAEYEKAIKYYEQALEMLGHDSSDTETATLLNNLGVTWEKLGHHRTALSYHERALRS; translated from the exons ATGGACTCGACAGAGCTATTCACTGTGGACGACAAAGAAAG GACGTGCCATAGCTTCTTCAAAAAAGGAGATGATGCTCTACAAGACGGAGACTTGCAAACTGCTGAACACCACTTCGCAGCCGGGTTGAAGATCTTCCACA GGAGCACCGGCACATCCTGGCCACTACGTCTGAGCAAAGAGGCAGAAGGTCTTCAGAAACTCGGAGACGTCTACAAGGAACGTGGAAGACAGGGAGGGGATGGAAGAGACTTCACAAAGGCTGTAGCTCTGTACAATGCAGCTCTGGTCAGGTCAGATAGTGAGTCGACAAAGGGTACCCTTCTGAAGTTTATCAAAGAGGTAGAAGGATGTTTCATTCAAACATTCACAGACCACCCTTCAGAGCCAAGTCCATATGAGTTAGACGGCAAGAAACACAGAGAGCTCCTGTACACGCACCGTGCCTGGGTAGAGACGGAACTGAAAACTATAGATGAAGAGTTCGATCCTGAAAATTATgacactgatgatgatgatattaagGTCAGAGAGTTCGAAAGTCAAAGGGCAGATGCAGTCAGGGCGATGTTTGCTAAGATAGCTGAAGATAGAAAACAGTTGCTACAGACCATGTTATTTAAGTGTATTGATGTACTAGGCCCCACTCCTTGTCCATATGCTGTTATAGGTCTAGGTTCACAGGCCACACAGCTCGTCACTCCGTATTCTGATCTGGAGTTTGCAATTCTGATTGAAGAGGGCAAAGATAGTGATGCGAACAAACAATATTTCAGAAACCTCACAAATCTTCTGCACATCAAAGTTATCAACCTCGGGGAAaccatcctcccagccatggcTATCAAGTCGCTAAATGACTTTACATCGTCAAATCCTGATGACAACTGGTTCTATGACGACATAACCCCACGGGGGATGTCGTTTGATGGGTCCATGCCATGGGCAAGCAAAACCCCACTGGGTAGAGACAAAACACTGCACAAACCTAAAGTTGAACTCATCGACACTCCTGCAAACATGGCGAAGTATCAACAGGAGGACATCTCCTTGGCAGAGGGGTACAACTTGGCCTCAGTCCTAAGGAACGCGTGCCTTCTAAATGGAAGTCAGACACTGGTAGAAGAGTATCAGTGTTCCATGGAGGCAAGATTTGCTCAATTGAGTCCAACAGAAAACATGTCTGCAGCCATCAAACAAGGTCAGGTACAACTTCGCCAAGACATTGGCAAGTTCGAAGGGTATCAGATAACAGAGAGAATTATAAACGTGAAGAAAGAGATGTATCGCTTTCCGACTGTGATGATAGACACCCTTGCACTGTGCATGGAGATCCCGCCAGCAAATCTTTGGAACACCCTAGACAAAATGAAGTTTAGTCAGAAGATTAGTGCTGACAACGCTCATCATCTTAAGGTCCTACTCAGCATTTCAGCAGAGTTGCGTCTGAGGACATACATGACAAACAAGGGCCAGAAAGAAAGTATGTCTGCCTTAACACAAGCATTGTACCGGGAATCAGATGACGATGAGATCAGTGTTGTAAGGTCCGTCTTCTCGTGTGATTGGAGGCAATTACTTAGATACCAATACACAGCTGTGCCATTGAAGAAGCTTCTGTCAAAGTTATCTGTTGAACATGTATCGTCATGCATCGACCAATTCCTGACTACCTCGCTCTGCCAGAGGTCTTTAGAGGCCAAGGCTGAAGCTTGCATGGCTCTATCGTTAAACCATCGAGCAATTTCTCACCTGGAGAAATATCTCGATCAGATAAAAGCAGCAGAATGTTCAAGTCATACTGACATTGCTTCAGCTCTGGCGAACCTTGGGTCAGCATGGAGTGGGTTGGCCGAGTATGAGAAAGCAATCAAATACTATGAGCAGGCTTTAGAGATGTTAGGACATGATAGCAGTGACACAGAAACTGCTACCTTACTGAACAACCTGGGAGTGACATGGGAGAAACTGGGACATCACAGAACAGCCCTAAGTTACCACGAAAGAGCACTG CGATCTTGA
- the LOC118413190 gene encoding crystal protein-like, translated as MATTTFSQLLVFAALVLVGHATRLPDGPIVRTQYGDVRGMYVEEGTIFLGLPFGVPPVGELRWKPPRAYNKSWAPDVRDGTVPGPACRQGGCEPDSNDYQHIFNRDKARTQSEDCLYLNVFVPRSVLNSTARLPVMCYFHGGTYNSGTGAALIYDGRILANKTSTIVVTTNYRLAAFGYLVTGEGDDDARGNYGTLDQIEALKWVQHNIADFGGDKDKVTIFGQSAGSDSVAVLLTSSRAADLFHQAIMLSVPFSITHKTQVEAIRLGNDFTKFANCSVGDMKCLRSKSADEILQAQDKVDDYIANPFRLLELFLQWGPTVDGDVLPRQTVDSFTNGQFQGKPFIIGTVLDEAILFIYSALSKPMSKVELDGAALAFLHGKGPAALREYNPPQTSDYRPFLSRAVTDWVFECSTRNVIRNSVQSAENDVWLYVFDHTFSSSFKTFWLEQPFCLGHVCHGEDIPFVFQTPKLINLTFTTDEQVMADTMAYHYGNFAHTGDPNKPSPYVYTTGNVLKTPLNWPKYNGGNQFPNMNFTTPQNVIVQDYNKEKCDFWDKENIYTGTN; from the coding sequence ATGGCGACAACAACGTTCTCTCAGCTCTTGGTCTTCGCGGCCCTTGTTCTCGTCGGGCACGCAACTCGGCTTCCGGACGGTCCAATCGTTCGAACCCAGTACGGAGACGTGCGAGGGATGTACGTGGAGGAAGGGACCATCTTCCTCGGGCTCCCGTTCGGGGTTCCACCGGTAGGCGAGCTGCGCTGGAAGCCTCCTCGGGCGTACAACAAGTCCTGGGCGCCTGACGTCCGCGACGGCACCGTGCCGGGCCCGGCGTGCCGACAAGGAGGGTGTGAGCCGGACTCTAACGACTATCAGCACATCTTTAATCGCGACAAGGCTAGAACACAGAGTGAAGACTGCCTGTATCTTAACGTTTTCGTGCCCAGATCCGTTCTGAACTCTACTGCCAGGCTGCCTGTCATGTGTTATTTTCATGGCGGAACGTATAACTCAGGCACTGGTGCTGCTTTAATTTATGATGGGCGGATTTTGGCCAACAAAACCTCAACTATCGTCGTGACGACCAACTACAGACTGGCGGCTTTCGGCTACCTTGTAACCGGTGAAGGGGATGATGATGCTAGGGGCAATTATGGGACACTAGATCAGATTGAGGCACTAAAATGGGTCCAGCATAACATCGCTGACTTTGGCGGTGACAAAGATAAAGTAACCATTTTCGGACAGAGCGCCGGGTCCGACTCGGTCGCAGTTCTCCTGACATCCAGTAGAGCTGCAGACTTGTTCCATCAGGCCATCATGCTGAGTGTACCGTTCTCCATCACTCACAAGACTCAGGTAGAGGCGATTCGTCTCGGGAACGACTTTACCAAGTTCGCAAACTGCTCTGTCGGGGACATGAAGTGTCTTCGCTCCAAGTCAGCTGATGAGATTCTTCAGGCTCAAGACAAAGTGGACGACTACATCGCTAACCCCTTTCGGCTTCTCGAGCTCTTTCTTCAGTGGGGTCCCACAGTAGATGGTGACGTGTTGCCCAGACAAACTGTAGATAGTTTTACAAACGGACAGTTTCAAGGAAAGCCGTTTATTATAGGCACTGTGTTGGATGAAGCTATTCTGTTCATTTATTCTGCCCTTAGTAAGCCCATGTCTAAAGTTGAATTAGATGGAGCTGCTTTGGCCTTCCTCCATGGAAAAGGACCGGCAGCTCTTCGTGAGTATAACCCGCCACAGACATCAGACTATCGTCCGTTTCTGTCTCGAGCCGTGACAGACTGGGTTTTTGAATGTTCAACCCGAAATGTAATCCGAAACTCGGTCCAAAGTGCTGAAAATGACGTCTGGCTTTACGTCTTTGATCATACTTTCTCGAGCTCTTTTAAGACGTTCTGGCTCGAACAGCCCTTCTGCCTGGGCCATGTCTGTCATGGTGAGGACATCCCCTTTGTGTTTCAAACACCAAAGCTGATCAACTTGACCTTCACCACTGACGAACAGGTCATGGCTGACACCATGGCGTACCACTACGGTAACTTCGCACACACGGGCGACCCGAACAAACCTAGTCCTTACGTCTACACCACGGGCAATGTCCTGAAAACACCTTTAAACTGGCCCAAGTACAACGGAGGAAACCAGTTCCCCAACATGAATTTCACCACTCCTCAGAACGTTATAGTTCAGGACTACAATAAAGAAAAGTGTGACTTCTGGGATAAGGAAAATATCTACACAGGAACAAATTAA
- the LOC118414542 gene encoding transmembrane protein 45B-like: protein MVGLPGHAAPGSFFLLFGIWWTVKYSVMWAGRMGGRQTCTGPAMCKNVTNAPLVCRLLSRVPVIGLCKIGFSLGGLIGQQVTANWTLINPTNGQFQNLNDWQHTTMFLFFIFSGFCDFLVAFKAPVPSGIDYLSFSMAFAVEGLLFFYHLHGRAELDVHLHKLLLLAIAACAIVSGLEAWNSDTLLLPMIRTAFVLLQGTWFWQVGLILYPPFPGNKWDLTSHANMMFVTMAFCWHILGILLFMCVVYTVVYLIHKAKVKQTDTDLDMEPLSSHLLQAHSDSEVD, encoded by the exons ATGGTTGGTCTTCCAGGACATGCAGCACCGGGCAGCTTCTTCTTGCTGTTCGGCATTTGGTGGACCGTCAAGTACTCGGTCATGTGGGCCGGCCGGATGGGAGGCAGGCAGACATGTACAGGCCCCGCGATGTGCAAGAACGTGACGAACGCTCCACTAGTGTGTCGCCTTCTGAGTAGGGTCCCGGTGATAGGGCTGTGCAAGATCGGGTTTTCCTTAGGAG GGCTGATAGGTCAGCAGGTCACCGCCAACTGGACGCTGATCAATCCAACCAACGGCCAGTTCCAGAACCTGAACGACTGGCAGCACACCACcatgtttcttttcttcatcttcagcgGCTTTTGCGATTTTCTGGTCGCCTTCAAAGCACCTGTACCGAGCGGGATAGATTACCTCTCCTTCTCCATGGCGTTTGCGGTGGAAGGACTGTTGTTCTTCTATCACCTCCATGGCCGTGCTGAACTGGACGTTCATCTCCACAAGTTGCTGCTGCTGGCCATTGCCGCGTGTGCGATCGTGAGCGGCTTGGAGGCGTGGAACTCTGACACTTTACTGCTGCCCATGATCAGGACGGCATTCGTGCTGCTACAGGGGACATGGTTCTGGCAG GTTGGTCTCATCCTGTATCCGCCCTTTCCTGGCAACAAGTGGGACCTGACGAGCCACGCGAACATGATGTTCGTCACCATGGCGTTCTGTTGGCACATCCTGGGCATCCTGCTCTTCATGTGTGTTGTGTACACAGTAGTATATCTCATCCACAAAGCCAAGGTGAAACAGACAGATACCGACCTTGATATGGAGCCTCTGTCTTCACACCTGCTGCAGGCACACTCGGACTCAGAAGTGGATTAA
- the LOC118413194 gene encoding crystal protein-like yields MSKVELDEATLAFLHGKGPALPREYNPPQTSDYRPFLSRAVTDWVFECATRNVIRNTVQDGESDVWLYVFDRAFSSSFKTFWLEQPFCLGHVCHGEDIPFVFQTPKLINLTFTTDEQVMADTMAYHYGNFAHTGDPNKPSPYVYTTGNLLKTPLNWPKYNGGNQFPNMNFTTPQNVIVQDYNKEKCDFWDMENIYSGTN; encoded by the coding sequence ATGTCTAAGGTTGAGTTAGACGAAGCTACTTTGGCCTTCCTCCATGGAAAAGGACCGGCACTGCCTCGTGAGTATAACCCGCCACAGACATCAGACTATCGTCCGTTTCTGTCTCGAGCCGTGACAGACTGGGTTTTTGAATGTGCAACCCGAAATGTAATCCGAAATACAGTCCAAGATGGTGAAAGTGACGTCTGGCTTTACGTTTTTGATCGTGCTTTCTCGAGCTCTTTTAAGACGTTCTGGCTCGAGCAGCCCTTCTGCCTGGGCCACGTCTGTCATGGTGAGGACATCCCCTTTGTGTTTCAAACACCAAAACTGATCAACTTGACCTTCACCACTGACGAACAGGTCATGGCCGACACCATGGCGTACCACTACGGGAACTTCGCACACACGGGCGACCCGAACAAACCTAGTCCTTACGTCTACACCACAGGCAATCTCCTGAAAACACCTTTAAACTGGCCCAAGTACAACGGAGGAAACCAGTTCCCCAACATGAATTTCACCACTCCTCAGAACGTTATAGTTCAGGACTACAACAAAGAAAAGTGTGACTTCTGGGATATGGAAAATATTTACTCGGGAACAAATTAA
- the LOC118414545 gene encoding CD151 antigen-like isoform X2 encodes MGCGLTCVKYLLFIFNFIFWVAGGGVLAIGLWMRIDRATFDPLLGIDYYPIVCWTLIGVGGFVFLVGFLGCCGAVQESKCMLGFYFFLLIVVFVGEVGAGILAYYYHDEVRTWMDSHMERTIKNNYGFVPAVTAAVTTMQEQMKCCGGDRSYVDWMSSKYFTEGKAPANTSVPLSCCRDQTEAGCNRGQPGQPADISKIFTQGCIRSMELWVQEQVWILGGVGVGVGLLQLFGMVFACCLMKAVEDEYE; translated from the exons GTGGCAGGAGGGGGTGTTCTGGCTATCGGGCTATGGATGCGGATTGACAGAGCGACCTTCGACCCTCTCCTGGGAATCGACTACTACCCCATTGTCTGCTGGACGCTGATCGGCGTCGGCGGTTTCGTCTTTCTCGTCGGTTTCCTCGGCTGCTGTGGCGCCGTCCAGGAGTCCAAGTGCATGCTGGGATTT TATTTCTTCTTGTTGATAGTGGTATTTGTTGGAGAGGTGGGAGCTGGGATTCTGGCATATTACTATCATGATGAG GTGAGAACGTGGATGGACAGTCACATGGAAAGGACCATCAAGAACAACTATGGGTTTGTACCAGCCGTCACAGCAGCAGTCACAACCATGCAGGAACAG ATGAAGTGTTGTGGTGGAGACAGAAGCTATGTAGACTGGATGAGTTCAAAGTACTTCACGGAGGGGAAGGCTCCGGCCAACACGTCCGTCCCACTGTCCTGCTGTAGGGACCAGACTGAAGCAGGCTGCAACAGGGGACAACCTGGGCAACCTGCCGACATCAGTAAAATCTTCACACAA GGCTGTATTCGCAGTATGGAATTGTGGGTACAGGAACAAGTCTGGATCCTGGGAGGAGTGGGAGTTGGTGTCGGGTTACTACAG CTGTTTGGAATGGTCTTTGCCTGCTGCCTGATGAAGGCTGTGGAAGATGAGTATGAATGA
- the LOC118414545 gene encoding CD151 antigen-like isoform X1 — protein sequence MGCGLTCVKYLLFIFNFIFWVAGGGVLAIGLWMRIDRATFDPLLGIDYYPIVCWTLIGVGGFVFLVGFLGCCGAVQESKCMLGFYFFLLIVVFVGEVGAGILAYYYHDEVRTWMDSHMERTIKNNYGFVPAVTAAVTTMQEQMKCCGGDRSYVDWMSSKYFTEGKAPANTSVPLSCCRDQTEAGCNRGQPGQPADISKIFTQGCIRSMELWVQEQVWILGGVGVGVGLLQLLGLIFICCYCKAIDDYYAY from the exons GTGGCAGGAGGGGGTGTTCTGGCTATCGGGCTATGGATGCGGATTGACAGAGCGACCTTCGACCCTCTCCTGGGAATCGACTACTACCCCATTGTCTGCTGGACGCTGATCGGCGTCGGCGGTTTCGTCTTTCTCGTCGGTTTCCTCGGCTGCTGTGGCGCCGTCCAGGAGTCCAAGTGCATGCTGGGATTT TATTTCTTCTTGTTGATAGTGGTATTTGTTGGAGAGGTGGGAGCTGGGATTCTGGCATATTACTATCATGATGAG GTGAGAACGTGGATGGACAGTCACATGGAAAGGACCATCAAGAACAACTATGGGTTTGTACCAGCCGTCACAGCAGCAGTCACAACCATGCAGGAACAG ATGAAGTGTTGTGGTGGAGACAGAAGCTATGTAGACTGGATGAGTTCAAAGTACTTCACGGAGGGGAAGGCTCCGGCCAACACGTCCGTCCCACTGTCCTGCTGTAGGGACCAGACTGAAGCAGGCTGCAACAGGGGACAACCTGGGCAACCTGCCGACATCAGTAAAATCTTCACACAA GGCTGTATTCGCAGTATGGAATTGTGGGTACAGGAACAAGTCTGGATCCTGGGAGGAGTGGGAGTTGGTGTCGGGTTACTACAG CTTCTGGGCCTCATCTTTATCTGCTGTTACTGTAAAGCTATAGATGACTACTATGCCTACTGA